A genomic stretch from Hemicordylus capensis ecotype Gifberg chromosome 1, rHemCap1.1.pri, whole genome shotgun sequence includes:
- the STMN4 gene encoding stathmin-4 isoform X1 yields the protein MTLAAYKEKMKELPLVSLFCSCFLSDPLNKPSYKYEVDTVDLTWCVISDMEVIELNKRTSGQSFEVILKPPSFDGIPEFNASLPRRRDPSLEEIQKKLEAAEERRKYQEAELLKHLAGKREHEREVIQKAIEENNNFIKTAKERLMQRMESNKENREAHLAAMLERLQEKDKHAEEVRKNKELKEEASS from the exons ATGACGCTGGCAG CTTACAAAGAAAAGATGAAGGAGCTCCcgctggtgtctctcttctgcTCATGTTTCCTCTCCGACCCTTTAAACAAACCGTCTTATAAATATGAAG TAGACACTGTGGACCTTACCTGGTGCGTCATTTCTGACATGGAGGTCATTGAGCTCAACAAGCGGACCTCGGGCCAgtcttttgaggtcatcctcaAGCCACCCTCCTTCGATGGGATCCCTGAATTCAATGCCTCCCTGCCCCGCCGCCGTGACCCCTCGCTGGAGGAGATCCAGAAGAAGCTGGAAGCAGCTGAGGAGCGACGGAAG TACCAGGAAGCAGAGCTCCTGAAGCACCTGGCTGGCAAGAGGGAGCATGAGCGAGAGGTCATCCAGAAAGCCATCGAGGAGAACAACAATTTCATCAAGACGGCCAAGGAGAGGCTGATGCAGAGAATGGAGTCCAACAAGGAGAACCGAGAGGCACACTTAGCAGCCATGTTGGAACGCCTGCAGGAGAAG GACAAACATGCTGAGGAGGTCCGGAAGAACAAGGAGCTAAAGGAAGAGGCCTCAAG CTGA
- the STMN4 gene encoding stathmin-4 isoform X2, whose protein sequence is MTLAAYKEKMKELPLVSLFCSCFLSDPLNKPSYKYEDTVDLTWCVISDMEVIELNKRTSGQSFEVILKPPSFDGIPEFNASLPRRRDPSLEEIQKKLEAAEERRKYQEAELLKHLAGKREHEREVIQKAIEENNNFIKTAKERLMQRMESNKENREAHLAAMLERLQEKDKHAEEVRKNKELKEEASR, encoded by the exons ATGACGCTGGCAG CTTACAAAGAAAAGATGAAGGAGCTCCcgctggtgtctctcttctgcTCATGTTTCCTCTCCGACCCTTTAAACAAACCGTCTTATAAATATGAAG ACACTGTGGACCTTACCTGGTGCGTCATTTCTGACATGGAGGTCATTGAGCTCAACAAGCGGACCTCGGGCCAgtcttttgaggtcatcctcaAGCCACCCTCCTTCGATGGGATCCCTGAATTCAATGCCTCCCTGCCCCGCCGCCGTGACCCCTCGCTGGAGGAGATCCAGAAGAAGCTGGAAGCAGCTGAGGAGCGACGGAAG TACCAGGAAGCAGAGCTCCTGAAGCACCTGGCTGGCAAGAGGGAGCATGAGCGAGAGGTCATCCAGAAAGCCATCGAGGAGAACAACAATTTCATCAAGACGGCCAAGGAGAGGCTGATGCAGAGAATGGAGTCCAACAAGGAGAACCGAGAGGCACACTTAGCAGCCATGTTGGAACGCCTGCAGGAGAAG GACAAACATGCTGAGGAGGTCCGGAAGAACAAGGAGCTAAAGGAAGAGGCCTCAAGGTAA